One Paenarthrobacter aurescens TC1 DNA window includes the following coding sequences:
- a CDS encoding putative cyclic nucleotide-binding domain (identified by match to protein family HMM PF00027), giving the protein MDIEVLRRAPLFATLDDDAFRLLTDELTEVDLSRGASVFREGDQGDQLYFIVSGKVKLGRTSPDGRESLLAILGPGELFGEMALFDPSPRTATATAVSETRLAGLKNESLNALLRTRPEVSAQLLQALARRLRRTNDSLSDLVFSDVPGRVAKALLDLADRFGRPATDGVLVAHELTQEELAQLVGASRETVNKALAEFVQRGWLRLEARAVVILDMQRLRQRSR; this is encoded by the coding sequence ATGGACATCGAGGTATTGCGCCGCGCACCCCTCTTCGCCACCCTTGACGACGACGCATTCCGCTTGCTGACGGACGAACTCACCGAGGTGGACCTTTCACGTGGAGCGTCGGTGTTCCGCGAAGGCGACCAGGGTGACCAGCTCTACTTCATCGTTTCCGGCAAGGTAAAGCTCGGCCGCACGTCCCCCGACGGCCGCGAGTCGCTCCTGGCCATCCTCGGCCCGGGTGAGCTCTTCGGCGAAATGGCGTTGTTTGACCCCAGCCCGCGTACCGCAACGGCCACAGCCGTTTCGGAAACCCGACTGGCCGGCCTCAAGAACGAGAGCCTCAACGCTCTGCTCCGCACGCGCCCCGAGGTTTCCGCGCAGCTGCTGCAGGCTCTGGCCCGCCGCCTTCGCCGCACCAACGACTCCCTTTCCGACCTCGTCTTCTCGGACGTCCCGGGCCGTGTAGCCAAGGCCCTCCTGGACCTGGCGGACCGCTTCGGCCGTCCTGCCACCGACGGCGTCCTGGTAGCCCACGAGCTCACGCAGGAAGAACTGGCCCAGCTGGTGGGCGCTTCCCGCGAAACCGTCAACAAGGCACTGGCCGAGTTCGTCCAGCGCGGCTGGCTCCGTCTGGAAGCCCGCGCCGTGGTGATTTTGGACATGCAGCGCCTCCGCCAGCGCTCCCGCTAA
- a CDS encoding putative endoribonuclease L-PSP family (identified by match to protein family HMM PF01042), producing the protein MTTPAETTSAAESGAPTSAVEQRLAELGLTLPEVAAPVADYVPAIVSGNYVYTSGQLPFINGKLEATGKVSLGELGTSDEPTVDPADAKRYAALCAINALAAVKSVIGDLDRVTRIVKVVGFVSSEPTFTGQPGVINGASELLGQVFGDAGKHARSAVGVSVLPLDSPVEVELIAEFS; encoded by the coding sequence CCCGACGTCTGCTGTTGAGCAGCGTCTGGCAGAGCTCGGATTGACCCTTCCCGAGGTCGCCGCACCCGTCGCCGACTACGTGCCGGCAATCGTCTCCGGCAACTACGTTTACACCTCCGGGCAGCTGCCATTTATTAACGGCAAACTCGAAGCTACGGGCAAGGTGTCGCTCGGCGAGTTGGGCACGTCCGATGAACCCACCGTCGATCCCGCAGACGCCAAGCGTTATGCAGCTCTCTGCGCCATCAACGCACTGGCCGCCGTCAAGAGCGTTATCGGCGATCTGGACCGCGTCACCCGCATCGTCAAGGTTGTCGGTTTCGTATCCTCCGAGCCCACCTTCACCGGCCAGCCCGGCGTGATCAACGGTGCGTCCGAACTTCTGGGCCAGGTATTTGGCGACGCCGGCAAGCACGCACGCTCCGCCGTCGGCGTTTCTGTCCTGCCGCTCGACTCTCCCGTAGAAGTCGAGCTCATCGCTGAATTCAGCTAA
- a CDS encoding putative hydrolase, NUDIX family domain protein (identified by match to protein family HMM PF00293), whose product MPQLARRLFVLPPELEGAARNWLELGERTPRAARYASSVVLLRDSPTGLETWLGYRPGSSPLGVVAFPGGSLDPSDDDPVGWFGPSPQHWAEQMGTDDVGLARRHVVGAIRELFEETGVLLAGPDASSTVEANSTADWMRAREAVAAQEKSFTEMLSKRGLSVRTDLLKPLVNWLSPDFAHTRFNTRYFAATVPVNQQPTILGSKGVWGRWVTAAEAIALRDTPALGDEIGQGNTVGLTLGQLLVPGSEIMLEKMANANGCIAYLSYKRKAHVYQAKLVDEGGFLMLEVEAARTVAGEPQRER is encoded by the coding sequence TTGCCGCAGCTTGCCCGCCGTCTGTTCGTACTGCCCCCGGAACTCGAAGGGGCAGCACGAAACTGGCTTGAGCTTGGCGAACGGACCCCCAGGGCCGCCCGCTACGCCTCCTCTGTTGTGCTGTTGCGCGACTCGCCCACCGGCTTGGAAACCTGGCTTGGATACAGGCCGGGTTCCTCGCCGTTGGGCGTTGTCGCGTTCCCGGGCGGATCCTTGGACCCGTCCGACGACGACCCCGTAGGTTGGTTTGGCCCGTCACCCCAGCATTGGGCTGAGCAGATGGGAACGGACGACGTCGGACTCGCCCGCCGTCACGTGGTGGGCGCCATCCGCGAACTCTTCGAAGAAACGGGTGTCCTGCTCGCAGGCCCGGACGCGTCCTCCACTGTTGAGGCGAATTCCACTGCCGACTGGATGCGCGCCCGCGAAGCCGTGGCCGCGCAGGAGAAGTCCTTCACGGAGATGCTCTCTAAACGCGGGCTTTCAGTCCGCACCGACCTCCTCAAGCCCCTGGTGAACTGGCTCAGCCCGGACTTCGCGCACACGCGTTTCAACACCCGATACTTCGCCGCCACCGTCCCCGTGAACCAGCAACCCACCATCCTGGGTAGCAAAGGGGTTTGGGGTCGCTGGGTTACCGCCGCCGAAGCCATCGCCCTCAGGGACACCCCGGCACTCGGCGACGAAATAGGCCAGGGAAACACCGTGGGCCTCACCCTCGGGCAGCTCTTGGTGCCGGGCTCCGAAATCATGCTCGAAAAAATGGCCAACGCCAACGGCTGCATCGCGTACCTGAGCTACAAACGCAAAGCGCACGTGTACCAGGCAAAACTGGTGGACGAGGGCGGATTCCTGATGCTCGAGGTCGAAGCCGCCCGAACCGTAGCAGGCGAGCCCCAGCGCGAGCGCTGA
- a CDS encoding trypsin-like serine protease (identified by match to protein family HMM PF00089; match to protein family HMM PF02674), with the protein MLLSYLIYGLRNGFMVTLGGIAGFVVGAIAAFMAVPLVSGWVTDSGWRLTATVGAAVVLIALGHGLGTMIGRKVRHTVRIKPLHAVDRLIGGVVSVVVAALVMSMLAFSISSLGVPFVSQQLAESRVIRYIDDLTPTPVKSTMAQLRSTVIGDGIPKLIEGIGPVTPVPVPNESTDTPALNQAAESVLKIAGTAFECGQNQTGSGFVVSPGRVVTNAHVVAGVSQPVVEVPDGGALPGRVVYFDSQRDIAVLAVDGLQSSPLPLSADLPAGSSAAFAGYPHGGPFQSKPATVQGISTILVPDIYGNNPSPEQVYKLAGDVQPGNSGGPLLTMQGQVAGLIFAKTTTDAALGFALTMADLEPVAAQAPGLSNPVSAGQCTRK; encoded by the coding sequence ATGCTGCTCTCCTACTTGATCTATGGCCTGCGCAACGGCTTTATGGTCACGCTGGGTGGAATCGCAGGATTCGTCGTGGGCGCCATCGCGGCCTTCATGGCCGTTCCGCTCGTCAGCGGCTGGGTGACCGACAGCGGTTGGAGGCTGACCGCCACGGTGGGTGCCGCCGTCGTGCTTATTGCTTTGGGGCACGGCTTGGGCACCATGATCGGGCGTAAAGTCCGCCACACCGTGCGAATCAAGCCACTGCATGCGGTGGACCGGTTGATCGGTGGCGTGGTGAGCGTGGTGGTGGCTGCGCTGGTGATGTCCATGTTGGCGTTCAGCATCAGCTCGCTGGGTGTGCCGTTCGTTTCGCAGCAGTTGGCTGAGTCCCGCGTCATTCGCTACATCGACGATCTGACTCCCACGCCCGTCAAGAGCACCATGGCTCAGCTGCGGTCCACGGTGATCGGCGACGGAATACCGAAGCTCATCGAGGGCATCGGGCCTGTCACACCGGTGCCTGTTCCCAACGAGTCAACCGACACACCTGCCCTGAACCAAGCCGCCGAGTCTGTCCTCAAGATCGCCGGCACCGCGTTCGAGTGCGGGCAGAACCAGACCGGATCCGGATTTGTTGTCTCGCCCGGGCGCGTCGTCACCAACGCGCACGTTGTGGCGGGCGTGTCGCAGCCTGTTGTGGAAGTGCCCGACGGCGGCGCGTTGCCGGGTCGGGTGGTTTACTTCGACTCCCAGCGGGACATCGCGGTGCTGGCCGTGGACGGACTGCAGTCCAGCCCGCTGCCCTTGAGTGCCGACCTGCCTGCCGGCAGCTCCGCCGCTTTTGCGGGATACCCGCACGGCGGCCCCTTCCAATCCAAGCCAGCCACTGTCCAAGGCATTTCCACCATTCTGGTTCCGGACATTTATGGCAACAATCCTTCTCCCGAGCAGGTCTACAAGCTGGCGGGCGACGTCCAGCCGGGTAACTCGGGTGGGCCGCTGCTGACCATGCAGGGACAGGTGGCCGGCCTGATCTTCGCCAAGACCACCACCGATGCCGCTCTCGGCTTCGCGCTCACCATGGCGGACCTTGAACCCGTGGCTGCGCAGGCTCCCGGTCTCAGCAACCCTGTCTCGGCTGGTCAGTGCACCCGTAAGTAA